The following proteins are co-located in the Colletotrichum lupini chromosome 4, complete sequence genome:
- a CDS encoding metalloprotease 1, with protein sequence MSSIESQQYLKAILRDKTDNSKTSDNKNNSSTMSGSFYESAFVIPHMQASAMPRRPRQPAPAPRPTVGAMSSESTLVDKDGVPVMSKEKNEANGDISVYSSSSLLSHYLRPHMAYRFIIVEQESTQASFEESLSYFCIYKRLNWSDNSRSTASHGTLELRASSAHTRNGRMAAVLHRTICIHVLAKPGGFHQMTSRTCAVNTRFIWPILGEYTLAWGRVGLILPHSVSYTFEAAEDRVELSSAWNKVFESERPQGLVWPEPPRPEFSRNASPGCHLLSAFGKTQVNPFNNRLNTILLPMLCMASLFSVALAQASQRPSLDNARDPLNWCGQDEKVHAIGREDDLAALEAFSKRSLNTEQASIHIPINVFLVGTEEQRSSVKYKIEIRHIGTTLNEGYAKHGITFGPIETYEVANDTYANMNHMEHRHDKTREMQRALRIGGPETLNLYIVPKLDTGLLGYAAFPDLLTNPFGIVGATGTWFDGDAVVIGHSALDGTLFAKAVIHETGHWLGLYHPFQGSCKIPNGDYIPDTPQSRHENYACKAKDTCPDFPGEDLVWNYMAYSSCDKNLSFTPGQALFMRQSWYSFRDPKTRDLPTESRVPYRTTPNKDMIVEQRLKPGRPVTTKWCEKEVCGTGSEFKPENEAWSGVRLVEFNFCYLLRFFPFFTWNLIITDTSEFGYMSLSPRCRAAPLRLRPRSAGRSDIGGGLKFTIA encoded by the exons ATGAGTTCCATCGAATCTCAGCAATACCTCAAGGCCATCCTCCGGGACAAGACAGACAACAGCAAGACAAGCGACAACAAGAACAACAGCAGCACGATGTCTGGCTCCTTCTACGAATCAGCTTTTGTGATCCCTCACATGCAGGCTTCTGCCATGCCTCGTAGGCCTCGCCAGCCTGCACCGGCACCGCGACCAACTGTCGGCGCCATGTCCTCAGAGTCAACGCTCGTCGACAAGGACGGCGTTCCTGTGATGTCCAAGGAGAAGAACGAAGCCAACGGTGACATCTCTG TCTACTCTTCTTCGAGTCTCCTATCTCATTACCTTCGGCCTCATATGGCCTACCG GTTCATCATCGTCGAGCAAGAATCTACTCAAGCGTCTTTTGAAGAAAGCTTGAGTTATTTTTGCATATACAAAAGACTCAATTGGTCAGACAATTCGCGCTCTACCGCGTCACATGGAACTTTGGAGCTCCGGGCTAGC AGCGCTCATACCCGTAACGGGCGCATGGCTGCAGTCTTACATCGGACCATATGCATACACGTTCTTGCCAAGCCTGGTGGTTTCCATCAGATGACCAGCCGCACTTGCGCTGTTAATACCAGGTTCATTTGGCCAATA CTGGGAGAGTACACGTTGGCTTGGGGGCGAGTCGGCTTGATATTGCCTCATTCTGTCTCTTACACTTTCGAAGCCGCGGAGGACAGGGTTGAGCTGAGT TCAGCCTGGAATAAAGTTTTTGAGTCGGAAAGACCACAAGGGTTGGTTTGGCCTGAGCCTCCAAGGCCAGAGTTTTCACGCAACGCCTC TCCTGGTTGTCATTTACTCAGTGCCTTTGGCAAAACGCAGGTCAATCCCTTCAACAATCGCTTGAAT ACCATTCTTCTCCCTATGTTGTGCATGGCATCGCTTTTCAGCGTCGCACTTGCCCAAGCATCTCAACGTCCTTCTCTGGATAATGCAAGGGACCCCCTCAACTGGTGCGGCCAGGATGAGAAGGTTCATGCGATAGGAAGAGAGGACGACTTGGCCGCTCTTGAGGCATTCTCTAAGCGCTCCTTGAACACTGAACAAGCCTCGATTCACATACCTATCAATGTCTTCCTGGTCGGAACGGAAGAACAGCGAAGTTCGGTCAAATAT AAAATTGAAATCCGTCATATTGGGACCACTCTCAACGAAGGCTACGCTAAGCACGGCATCACCTTCGGCCCGATCGAGACATACGAGGTCGCCAACGACACATACGCCAACATGAACCACATGGAGCACCGGCATGACAAGACCCGGGAAATGCAGAGAGCGCTTCGCATCGGTGGACCTGAAACGTTGAACCTGTACATTGTGCCGAAATTGGATACAGGACTCCTTGGATACGCCGCCTTTCCCGACTTATTGACAAATCCTTTCGGTATCGTGGGAGCAACAGGGACGTGGTTCGATGGAGACGCCGTCGTCATCGGCCACAGTGCTCTTGACGGCACTCTGTTTGCAAAGGCCGTGATTCACGAAACGGGACACTGGCTGGGGCTCTACCACCCGTTCCAGGGCTCCTGCAAGATCCCCAACGGCGACTACATCCCGGACACGCCGCAGTCGCGGCACGAGAACTACGCGTGTAAGGCCAAGGACACGTGCCCTGATTTCCCAGGCGAGGATCTGGTTTGGAATTATATGGCTTACTCGTCGTG TGACAAGAACCTATCTTTCACCCCAGGCCAAGC CCTTTTCATGCGTCAGTCTTGGTACAGTTTCCGCGACCCCAAAACCAGAGACCTTCCCACCGAATCGCGAGTCCCTTATCGAACGACACCTAACAAGGATATGATT GTTGAACAGCGTTTGAAGCCTGGAAGACCAGTCACGACAAAATGGTGCGAAAAGGAAGTGTGCGGAACGGGCT CAGAATTCAAACCTGAGAATGAGGCGTGGTCTGGTGTGAGGCTAGTCGAATTCAACTTCTGCTACTTGCTGCGCTTC